One region of Esox lucius isolate fEsoLuc1 chromosome 17, fEsoLuc1.pri, whole genome shotgun sequence genomic DNA includes:
- the LOC117592940 gene encoding uncharacterized protein LOC117592940 isoform X2, with amino-acid sequence MEMQLIVLIVLHLVSSVSSTMTRVVKPGETVCMSCNVPMKTSTTWYGQESNKTPFVIISAKQYDVNQKEVLNKFLHGNNNAFSTKLEDNGSISLTISNINESLLGFYFCTSGIDKELTVGSGYILEYEKGSVSPKRDDDGPPESSECHAGCSGQCWVLMAILCPLSAALVGLLAFILTWILHRKGNNESESIKTDQGHSNNVQGGAEGVLYSSLNFSKEDHRGKRNITHH; translated from the exons ATGGAGATGCAGTTGATAGTCCTGATTGTCCTACACT TGGTCTCTTCAGTGTCCTCCACTATGACCAGAGTGGTCAAACCTGGGGAGACTGTCTGTATGTCCTGTAACGTACCTATGAAGACCTCGACAACGTGGTACGGACAAGAGAGCAACAAGACGCCCTTTGTCATCATATCGGCCAAACAATATGACGTTAACCAAAAGGAAGTTCTAAATAAATTCCTCCATGGCAACAACAATGCATTCAGCACAAAGTTAGAGGACAATGGCTCCATCAGTCTGACCATCAGCAACATTAATGAGTCTTTGCTAGGATTCTACTTTTGTACTTCAGGAATCGACAAAGAACTTACAGTTGGATCCGGTTACATTCTTGAATATGAGAAGGGCAGTGTTTCACCTAAAAGAGATGATGATG GTCCTCCTGAGTCTTCAGAATGTCATGCTGGGTGTTCAGGGCAGTGCTGGGTGCTGATGGCCATTTTGTGTCCTCTCAGTGCTGCTTTAGTGGGACTGTTGGCCTTTATTCTTACCTGGATCCTTCACAGAAAAG GAAACAATGAATCAGAGAGTATAAAAACAGACCAGGGACACAGCAACAATGTACAG ggaggggcagagggagTTCTTTACAGTTCCTTGAATTTCTCAAAGGAAGATCACCGTGGCAAAAGAAATATCACACATCATTAA
- the LOC117592940 gene encoding uncharacterized protein LOC117592940 isoform X1 → MEMQLIVLIVLHLVSSVSSTMTRVVKPGETVCMSCNVPMKTSTTWYGQESNKTPFVIISAKQYDVNQKEVLNKFLHGNNNAFSTKLEDNGSISLTISNINESLLGFYFCTSGIDKELTVGSGYILEYEKGSVSPKRDDDEKLDGFSTGPPESSECHAGCSGQCWVLMAILCPLSAALVGLLAFILTWILHRKGNNESESIKTDQGHSNNVQGGAEGVLYSSLNFSKEDHRGKRNITHH, encoded by the exons ATGGAGATGCAGTTGATAGTCCTGATTGTCCTACACT TGGTCTCTTCAGTGTCCTCCACTATGACCAGAGTGGTCAAACCTGGGGAGACTGTCTGTATGTCCTGTAACGTACCTATGAAGACCTCGACAACGTGGTACGGACAAGAGAGCAACAAGACGCCCTTTGTCATCATATCGGCCAAACAATATGACGTTAACCAAAAGGAAGTTCTAAATAAATTCCTCCATGGCAACAACAATGCATTCAGCACAAAGTTAGAGGACAATGGCTCCATCAGTCTGACCATCAGCAACATTAATGAGTCTTTGCTAGGATTCTACTTTTGTACTTCAGGAATCGACAAAGAACTTACAGTTGGATCCGGTTACATTCTTGAATATGAGAAGGGCAGTGTTTCACCTAAAAGAGATGATGATG AGAAACTGGATGGATTTTCAACAGGTCCTCCTGAGTCTTCAGAATGTCATGCTGGGTGTTCAGGGCAGTGCTGGGTGCTGATGGCCATTTTGTGTCCTCTCAGTGCTGCTTTAGTGGGACTGTTGGCCTTTATTCTTACCTGGATCCTTCACAGAAAAG GAAACAATGAATCAGAGAGTATAAAAACAGACCAGGGACACAGCAACAATGTACAG ggaggggcagagggagTTCTTTACAGTTCCTTGAATTTCTCAAAGGAAGATCACCGTGGCAAAAGAAATATCACACATCATTAA